A stretch of the Rhizomicrobium sp. genome encodes the following:
- a CDS encoding pitrilysin family protein, with translation MKNAVHGLVVVVSVLLLAGAAAAPAPAIVVPPLRYTERTLADGLKLYALPDPTSSSATVHVWYGVGAKDDPKGRAGFAHLFEHMMFRDTKNLASEQARDLTTGGGGEHNGSTLFDFTVYSSTAPAGFLKTLLWYEGERMANLVVDDAAFNAERHIVEEELRQRIFAPPYGRILYILMPKFTYTTELYKRPFGGTFENLDAATVDDARAFHETYYRPDNATVVVSGNFNPKELDAWADKYLGHIAHPQAPIPRTAITHAPRTVPLQVTTYAPNVPSPAVVHAWVAPKVADPDTAVMLLIEAILGHGKSSRLYDVLVGQKQVATRVYVSNLLAKDGGVFAPTVILAPGKTVAEGDAALSAVMDDLRNTLIGDAELTTAKNELLADSLAMRETTSGRALLLGQGLALAGDPGWADRSLKQIQAVTSADVQRVARKYLSANGVVDIHYLDEAARATGAPETPMPSTDDIGTTIPPAKIAPVALLPADRRAKPPTPEPPKAPTPPEVSMRTLPNGLRVEVARSTEVPIVQLALSVQGGTAADPSAKVGLAQITASLLLRGSETRSASDIDRRVEALGGKLDASVAPDGAALVLSAPAANIDAAGAMLADTVLHPAFAPSEFAREQGQQIARWRETMGQPREAALQFVPALEFGASPYGQLATEATLQAITRDDVLGEYRTLWRPDNATLVITGSLSAEQGFALAERLFGGWARPDAPLPPVSGAAGAAGHRIVVLDMPGAGQAMVTAAMRAIPRGGDDYAPLTIGNLLLNKVIVTEVRLNRGLSYSVDATLDARRAAGMLYVAASTKNETVAEVCDLILERMARAGSTPPDADELRKRAVFLAFYTGRQVETADGLSKALVELSQDGVPAAALGRYLSGVLAATPEQVQAAERSRLGTGAISVLIVGDATKFIGALRQKHPAVEVIPLKDLDPGKLRSPGKGG, from the coding sequence ATGAAAAATGCTGTCCACGGTTTGGTGGTCGTCGTTTCCGTACTTCTTTTGGCAGGGGCGGCCGCGGCGCCCGCGCCGGCCATCGTCGTTCCGCCGCTGCGCTATACGGAGCGCACGCTGGCCGACGGGTTGAAGCTCTATGCCTTGCCCGATCCGACAAGCTCCAGCGCGACGGTACATGTCTGGTACGGCGTCGGTGCGAAGGACGATCCGAAAGGGCGCGCGGGCTTTGCGCATCTGTTCGAGCACATGATGTTCCGCGACACCAAGAACCTGGCGTCGGAACAGGCCCGCGACCTCACCACCGGCGGCGGCGGCGAACACAACGGTTCGACCCTTTTCGACTTCACCGTCTATTCGTCGACCGCGCCGGCGGGATTCCTCAAGACGTTGCTGTGGTACGAAGGCGAGCGGATGGCGAACCTCGTCGTCGACGACGCCGCCTTCAATGCCGAACGCCATATCGTCGAGGAAGAGCTGCGCCAGCGCATCTTTGCGCCGCCCTATGGCCGCATCCTCTATATCCTGATGCCGAAATTCACCTACACCACCGAGCTCTACAAGCGGCCGTTCGGCGGCACGTTCGAAAACCTCGATGCGGCGACGGTGGATGACGCGCGCGCCTTTCACGAAACCTATTACCGGCCGGACAATGCCACCGTCGTGGTGTCGGGCAATTTCAATCCCAAGGAGCTCGACGCCTGGGCCGACAAATATCTGGGGCACATTGCCCATCCGCAAGCGCCGATCCCGCGGACCGCGATAACGCATGCCCCCCGCACCGTCCCGCTTCAGGTGACGACCTACGCCCCGAATGTGCCGTCGCCCGCGGTCGTTCACGCCTGGGTCGCGCCCAAGGTGGCCGATCCCGACACCGCGGTCATGCTCCTCATCGAAGCGATCCTGGGTCACGGCAAGTCGTCGCGGCTCTACGACGTGCTGGTGGGGCAAAAGCAGGTCGCGACGCGCGTCTATGTCTCCAACCTGCTCGCCAAGGACGGTGGCGTGTTCGCGCCGACCGTCATACTCGCGCCGGGAAAGACCGTCGCCGAGGGCGATGCTGCGCTTTCCGCCGTCATGGACGATTTGCGCAACACGCTCATTGGCGATGCCGAGCTGACCACGGCGAAGAACGAGCTTCTGGCCGATTCCCTGGCGATGCGCGAAACCACCTCCGGCCGCGCGCTGCTTCTGGGGCAGGGCCTCGCGCTCGCCGGCGATCCGGGCTGGGCCGACAGATCGCTCAAGCAGATCCAGGCCGTCACGTCCGCGGACGTCCAGCGCGTGGCGCGGAAATATCTGTCGGCCAATGGCGTGGTCGACATCCACTACCTGGACGAAGCCGCGCGCGCCACGGGTGCGCCGGAAACGCCGATGCCGTCGACGGACGATATCGGAACGACGATCCCGCCCGCGAAAATCGCGCCGGTTGCGCTGCTTCCAGCCGATCGCCGTGCCAAGCCGCCGACGCCCGAACCGCCCAAGGCACCCACGCCACCCGAAGTTTCCATGCGTACATTGCCGAACGGCCTGCGCGTGGAGGTGGCGAGATCGACGGAGGTTCCGATCGTCCAGCTCGCGCTCAGCGTGCAAGGCGGAACCGCCGCCGATCCCAGCGCCAAGGTCGGGCTCGCGCAGATCACGGCAAGTCTGCTCTTGCGTGGGAGCGAGACGCGAAGCGCTTCCGATATCGACCGGCGCGTCGAGGCGCTGGGCGGCAAGCTCGATGCCAGCGTCGCGCCGGACGGCGCCGCGCTGGTGCTGTCCGCGCCGGCGGCGAATATCGATGCGGCCGGTGCGATGCTGGCCGATACGGTCCTGCATCCCGCTTTCGCGCCGTCCGAATTCGCACGCGAACAAGGCCAGCAGATCGCACGATGGCGCGAGACGATGGGCCAGCCGCGCGAGGCGGCGCTTCAGTTCGTTCCGGCGCTGGAATTTGGCGCGTCCCCCTACGGCCAGCTCGCCACCGAAGCGACATTGCAGGCGATCACGCGCGACGACGTTCTTGGCGAATATCGCACGCTCTGGCGCCCCGACAATGCGACGCTCGTCATCACCGGATCGCTGAGCGCGGAGCAGGGCTTCGCCCTTGCCGAGCGCCTCTTCGGCGGATGGGCGCGGCCGGACGCGCCGCTGCCGCCGGTCTCTGGGGCGGCCGGCGCGGCCGGGCACCGTATCGTGGTGCTGGACATGCCGGGCGCGGGCCAGGCCATGGTGACGGCTGCGATGCGCGCCATCCCGCGGGGCGGCGATGATTACGCTCCGCTGACGATCGGAAATCTTCTGCTCAACAAAGTGATCGTCACCGAAGTTCGCTTGAACCGCGGCCTCAGCTACAGCGTGGATGCCACGCTCGATGCCCGCCGCGCCGCCGGCATGCTCTATGTCGCCGCCTCGACCAAGAACGAAACGGTGGCGGAAGTCTGCGATCTCATTCTTGAGAGGATGGCGAGGGCGGGAAGCACGCCACCGGATGCGGATGAACTGCGCAAGCGCGCCGTCTTCCTCGCCTTCTACACGGGCCGTCAGGTCGAGACCGCGGACGGCTTGAGCAAGGCGCTGGTGGAGCTGTCGCAGGACGGCGTGCCTGCCGCGGCCCTGGGCCGATATCTTTCGGGTGTTCT
- a CDS encoding alpha/beta hydrolase-fold protein — MTNLKTIRLARAGLRLAAIALTIWTYGTAAASAAEARFTVSFDASFRSEPLTGRLLVVVTDKAGAEPRQQIGMYGAPIFGIDLNGLRPGESASLGAAAVGYPVASTAKLPAGDYYVQAIVEPYRQVHRADGHTIWAVSHPGQGVPFAFPGNLYSAPVKVHLDPAAGFDVRLKLNQIIPESRQPDTAWIKRVRVKSEILSRFWGMPIYLGANVLLPKGYAEHPDAHYPIVYLQSFSADPFFISDKPGPSPEDAALRDANLQTGYEFFQSWTWDKFPRILAATVEQPCPYFVEAYSVDSANCGPYGEALTKELFPYLEKKFRAIGKPYARFVEGASTGGWESLALQLKYPDYFGGTWTFNPDPISFRHYQLIDIYKDDNAFEVPLSSWMHAERSMKRTVEGQVLLTIRQLSALEAALGDKGRSGFQLECWEAIYGPVGEDGYPKPLWDKATGRIDHSVAAYMRDHGYDLTDYTERNWATLGPKLRGKLNIISGDMDWFYLNNAVYDFQAMIEKMGGPDYPARFVFGRPKKGHNWHHKDWAGVVQEMAAQALGNAPAGENTAQWHY; from the coding sequence ATGACAAATCTGAAAACGATCCGGCTGGCGCGCGCGGGCTTGCGGCTTGCGGCCATCGCGCTCACCATCTGGACCTATGGGACGGCGGCGGCTTCGGCGGCCGAGGCGCGCTTCACGGTGAGCTTCGACGCCTCGTTTCGCAGCGAGCCCCTGACCGGCCGGCTTCTCGTCGTGGTGACCGACAAGGCGGGGGCCGAGCCGCGCCAACAGATCGGCATGTATGGCGCGCCTATCTTCGGCATCGATCTCAATGGTCTGAGGCCGGGCGAGAGCGCATCGCTTGGCGCCGCGGCCGTCGGCTATCCCGTGGCCAGCACCGCCAAATTGCCGGCCGGCGACTACTACGTCCAGGCGATCGTCGAGCCCTACCGGCAGGTGCACCGCGCCGACGGGCACACGATATGGGCGGTTTCGCATCCGGGCCAGGGCGTTCCCTTCGCCTTCCCCGGAAATCTCTATAGCGCACCGGTGAAGGTTCACCTGGATCCCGCCGCCGGCTTCGACGTGCGCCTGAAGCTGAACCAGATCATCCCGGAGAGCCGACAGCCGGATACGGCCTGGATCAAGCGCGTGCGCGTCAAGAGCGAGATCCTCAGCCGCTTCTGGGGCATGCCGATCTATCTGGGCGCCAATGTCCTGTTGCCGAAAGGCTATGCCGAGCATCCGGACGCGCATTACCCGATCGTCTATCTGCAGAGCTTCAGCGCCGATCCGTTCTTCATCAGCGACAAGCCGGGGCCTAGTCCGGAAGATGCCGCCTTACGCGACGCCAATCTGCAGACCGGATATGAGTTCTTTCAATCTTGGACCTGGGACAAATTCCCACGGATCCTCGCGGCGACCGTCGAGCAGCCCTGCCCCTATTTCGTGGAAGCCTATTCCGTGGACTCGGCCAATTGCGGCCCTTATGGCGAGGCGCTGACGAAGGAGCTGTTCCCCTATCTCGAGAAGAAATTCCGCGCGATCGGAAAGCCCTATGCCCGCTTCGTGGAGGGCGCCTCGACCGGCGGCTGGGAATCGCTGGCGCTCCAGCTCAAATACCCCGACTATTTCGGCGGGACCTGGACCTTCAATCCCGATCCGATCTCCTTTCGCCACTATCAGCTGATCGACATCTACAAGGACGACAACGCGTTCGAAGTCCCGCTCTCGTCCTGGATGCATGCGGAGCGGTCCATGAAGCGTACGGTGGAAGGCCAGGTTCTTCTGACCATTCGCCAGCTTTCGGCGCTGGAAGCGGCGCTGGGCGACAAGGGCCGCTCCGGCTTCCAGCTCGAATGCTGGGAAGCGATCTACGGGCCAGTGGGCGAGGACGGCTATCCCAAGCCGCTTTGGGACAAGGCGACCGGACGGATCGACCATTCGGTCGCCGCCTATATGCGCGACCACGGCTACGACCTGACCGACTACACCGAACGCAACTGGGCGACGCTGGGTCCCAAGCTGCGGGGCAAGCTCAACATCATCTCTGGCGACATGGATTGGTTCTACCTGAACAATGCCGTCTACGATTTCCAGGCCATGATCGAGAAGATGGGCGGGCCCGATTACCCGGCGCGCTTCGTCTTCGGCCGCCCGAAGAAAGGGCACAACTGGCATCACAAGGACTGGGCCGGCGTCGTACAGGAGATGGCGGCACAGGCGTTGGGCAACGCGCCGGCGGGCGAGAACACGGCGCAGTGGCATTATTGA
- a CDS encoding membrane dipeptidase — MLKFDRREFIAAASATALATAARATAGTGFGAERYRNAVVIDAMGDIVDPDRTLPLEAPPSPRMLDDIKASGVTAVSLTLSVGLSGDRMAKAIRLIAVLDEKCAAAPQALLRVRTAADLKLAKKTGRLGLIYNLQDTELLENDLGRVETLGLLGLRQIQLTYNIRNAAGDGSNEPANSGLSLFGRQLVEELERQRIVMDLSHGGQNTIAEAIARAKRPPVISHTGCRDLIDLPRNVYDRELRALADKGGVVGIYLMPFLVLKGVAHKEDLIRHLEHAVKVCGEDHVGIGSDNAISTTVIDQAYRDAKRRSFETRSKQNVAAPGEGPDSIEIIPEYNDPLRYLHLADDLARRGWPAARIEKILGANFARVYGEVWGA; from the coding sequence ATGCTGAAATTCGATCGTAGGGAATTCATCGCGGCCGCAAGCGCCACGGCTCTGGCCACCGCCGCGCGCGCGACGGCCGGGACCGGCTTCGGCGCGGAACGCTACCGCAACGCCGTCGTCATCGATGCTATGGGCGACATCGTGGACCCCGACCGGACATTGCCGCTGGAGGCGCCGCCTTCGCCGCGAATGCTTGACGACATCAAGGCGAGCGGCGTCACGGCCGTCAGCTTGACCTTGAGCGTCGGCCTTAGCGGCGACCGCATGGCGAAGGCGATCCGCCTGATCGCCGTGCTGGACGAGAAATGCGCCGCCGCGCCGCAAGCGCTGCTGCGCGTGCGCACGGCGGCGGATTTGAAGCTGGCCAAGAAGACCGGCCGACTGGGCCTCATATACAATTTGCAGGATACGGAGCTTCTCGAGAACGATCTCGGCCGGGTCGAAACCCTGGGGCTGTTGGGCCTGCGGCAGATCCAGCTCACCTACAACATCCGCAATGCTGCGGGCGACGGCTCCAACGAGCCGGCGAATTCCGGACTCAGCCTGTTTGGGCGCCAGCTCGTGGAAGAGCTCGAGCGCCAGCGCATCGTCATGGATTTGAGCCATGGCGGCCAGAACACCATCGCCGAGGCGATCGCGCGGGCGAAACGGCCGCCGGTCATCAGCCATACGGGCTGCCGCGACCTGATCGATCTCCCCCGCAATGTCTACGACCGCGAATTGCGCGCTCTGGCCGACAAGGGCGGCGTGGTCGGTATCTATCTCATGCCGTTCCTCGTGCTCAAAGGGGTGGCGCACAAGGAGGATCTGATCCGCCATCTGGAACATGCGGTGAAGGTCTGCGGCGAGGATCATGTCGGCATCGGCTCCGACAACGCGATCTCCACCACCGTGATCGACCAGGCCTACAGGGACGCCAAGCGGCGGTCGTTCGAGACGCGCAGCAAGCAGAACGTCGCCGCCCCCGGCGAAGGGCCGGATTCGATCGAGATCATACCGGAATACAACGATCCCCTGCGCTATCTGCACCTGGCGGACGATCTGGCCCGGCGCGGCTGGCCCGCCGCGCGCATCGAGAAGATCCTCGGCGCGAATTTCGCGCGCGTCTATGGTGAGGTCTGGGGCGCTTAG